The sequence GCGGCCTTTGCGTATATAAATCCGGCGGATAAAATTAATCCTGAAAATAAAAATCGTTTTTTATCTTTAAATGAAAATAATGAGAAAGCAAACAAAAAATATAAAGTCATTTTAATTATGTCCGGCTTTGCAACGTTTATAGCTGCATATTTAAATTGCGCAAAAAATTCCGTTAAAAATATTACGGCTTGCGTTATAAGAGAAATTACATATGCCAGCCCTTCGGCGGGTATGCGGGAAATAAAAGTAAGAAAGTAAAATATTATTCCAAGCGCAAGCATAATTCCTATGGCGGGCACTATAATTATGTTTGACACAAACGAGATAAGCGAAATCTTGCCGAAATAATACATGCATATTGGAATAAGTAAAATTTGAGCTGAAAGCGTTACCGCAAAAGTTTCGCATAAGAATTTTAGAATAGGGTTGTTAACGCTTTGAAACAATGTCATAATTTTAGAATAAAAATAAACTATGCCTATCGTTGCAATGTAAGACATTTGAAACGACGCGCCGAAAAGTTGTTGAGGTTGGGCAATAAGTATTAATAACGCAGATAACGCCAGCGAGTTATATATTAGCGGTTCTCTGTCTAAAGCAAGCGATATTAACATGCAGGAAAACATTATTACCGCGCGCATTACAGGCGGCTGCGCTCCCGTTATAAGCGCATACAAAAATAAAAACGGTATGCACAAAAGATAAGCTTTTTTAAGAGAAAATCCTAGAAGTTTAAACAGAAATAAAAATATAACGCTTACATAAGCTACGTTTAAACCGCTTACTACCAAAATATGCATTAATCCTGCGTCTATAAAATTGTCCCTTGTTTCTTTTTCCAAAGAGCTTTTGTCGCCCACAATTATAGGCTTTAAAATTTCAGCGCATTTTTTGGAAAAGTACGCGTCAAATTTATTTGATATGTCTTTTTGTATAAGCAGAGCGTATTTTTTTATAAAACTTGGTTTTGACGTTATGAATTCAAAATATTTAACGTCAAAGGTAGTGTAGATGTTTTCTCTTGCAAGATACGTTCTGTAATTAAACAAAAGCGGCAAAGGAGCTTGCAGCGGTATTTTTAAACGCCCTTCTAACGCCAAAACGTCTCCGTAAGAAACGTTATATGCTGCAGGACAGTTAACAAGAATTTTTTCGGATATTGTTTTACCGTTTACTTGTGAAGTTTGAAAAATAAATCTTTTTCCGTTTTTTACGGGTTCGGGGTCTGAAATAATTTTTCCTTCTATGTTTACATCTGTTTTTGAATTTACCAGGTTTAGCAGCAAACTTTGTTTTTCCGGAGCGAAAAATCCGCAATAATCTAAAGTTATCAGCGTTAGCGCGTAAATAATGAAAACA is a genomic window of Endomicrobium proavitum containing:
- a CDS encoding ComEC/Rec2 family competence protein — encoded protein: MKLLLKRPAITVFIIYALTLITLDYCGFFAPEKQSLLLNLVNSKTDVNIEGKIISDPEPVKNGKRFIFQTSQVNGKTISEKILVNCPAAYNVSYGDVLALEGRLKIPLQAPLPLLFNYRTYLARENIYTTFDVKYFEFITSKPSFIKKYALLIQKDISNKFDAYFSKKCAEILKPIIVGDKSSLEKETRDNFIDAGLMHILVVSGLNVAYVSVIFLFLFKLLGFSLKKAYLLCIPFLFLYALITGAQPPVMRAVIMFSCMLISLALDREPLIYNSLALSALLILIAQPQQLFGASFQMSYIATIGIVYFYSKIMTLFQSVNNPILKFLCETFAVTLSAQILLIPICMYYFGKISLISFVSNIIIVPAIGIMLALGIIFYFLTFISRIPAEGLAYVISLITQAVIFLTEFFAQFKYAAINVAKPDIIKMTLYFLFAFSLFSFKDKKRFLFSGLILSAGFIYAKAAQPRDAVNVYKSPYITTTHTIKNGNHSFLIENKARYDNKYYAKSFEEFLRYSAIKKADIKAVGFSKETAEKIVNATKSL